Genomic window (Streptococcus suis S735):
TCTAGCGAGACTGCCGGTAATAAACCGGAGGAAGGTGGGGATGACGTCAAATCATCATGCCCCTTATGACCTGGGCTACACACGTGCTACAATGGCTGGTACAACGAGTCGCAAGTCGGTGACGGCAAGCTAATCTCTTAAAGCCAGTCTCAGTTCGGATTGTAGGCTGCAACTCGCCTACATGAAGTCGGAATCGCTAGTAATCGCGGATCAGCACGCCGCGGTGAATACGTTCCCGGGCCTTGTACACACCGCCCGTCACACCACGAGAGTTTGTAACACCCGAAGTCGGTGAGGTAACCTTTTAGGAGCCAGCCGCCTAAGGTGGGATAGATGATTGGGGTGAAGTCGTAACAAGGTAGCCGTATCGGAAGGTGCGGCTGGATCACCTCCTTTCTAAGGAAATGGAAACCTGTACGTCAGTCTTCTTTAATTTTGAGAGGTCTTGTGGGGCCTTAGCTCAGCTGGGAGAGCGCCTGCTTTGCACGCAGGAGGTCAGCGGTTCGATCCCGCTAGGCTCCATTAACAACGGAAGTTGTTAAGATTTTGTCCATTGAAAATTGAATATCTATCAAACATTCCTAAACGTATGTAAAAGTACGTATAGAAATAGTAACAAGAAAATAAACCGAAAACGCTGTGAATATTTAATGAGTTTTCTAATTTTTGAAAAAATTAGGTTAAAACAAGTTACGAAGACGTTAAGGAAAACGTATGATTTTAGGAAATCATCGCAGTAGTCTAAGGACTACAAGAGGATTTGTCTAAATCACTAGTTCTAGTCTGAGTACGATTATAAGGTTAAGTTAATAAGGGCGCACGGTGGATGCCTTGGCACTAGAAGCCGATGAAGGACGTGACTAACGACGAAATGCCTTGGGGAGCTGTAAGTAAGCAATGATCCAGGGATGTCCGAATGGGGGAACCCGGCAGGTAATGCCTGTCACTCACTACTGTTAAGGTAGTGAAGAGGAAGACGCAGTGAACTGAAACATCTAAGTAGCTGCAGGAAGAGAAAGCAAAAGCGATTGCCTTAGTAGCGGCGAGCGAAACGGCAGGAGGGCAAACCGAGGAGTTTACTCCTCGGGGTTGTAGGACTGCAATGTGGACTTAAAGAGTATAGAAGAACTACCTGGGAAGGTAGGCCAAAGAGAGTAATAGCCTCGTATTTAAAATATTTTTTATACCTAGCAGTATCCTGAGTACGGCGAGACACGCGAAATCTCGTCGGAATCCGGGAGGACCATCTCCCAACCCTAAATACTCTCTAGTGACCGATAGTGAACCAGTACCGTGAGGGAAAGGTGAAAAGTACCCCGGAAGGGGAGTGAAATAGAACCTGAAACCGTGTGCCTACAACAAGTTCGAGCCCGTTAATGGGTGAGAGCGTGCCTTTTGTAGAATGAACCGGCGAGTTACGATATGATGCGAGGTTAAGTTGAAGAGACGGAGCCGTAGGGAAACCGAGTCTTAATAGGGCGGATTAGTATTATGTCGTAGACCCGAAACCATGTGACCTACCCATGAGCAGGTTGAAGGTGCGGTAAGACGCACTGGAGGACCGAACCAGGGCACGTTGAAAAGTGCTTGGATGACTTGTGGGTAGCGGAGAAATTCCAAACGAACTTGGAGATAGCTGGTTCTCTCCGAAATAGCTTTAGGGCTAGCGTCGACATTTGAGAATCTTGGAGGTAGAGCACTGTTTGGATGAGGGGGCCATCTCGGTTTACTGATTTCAGATAAACTCCGAATGCCAATGATTTATGGTCGGCAGTCAGACTGCGAGTGCTAAGATCCGTAGTCGAAAGGGAAACAGCCCAGACCACCAGCTAAGGTCCCAAAATAATGTTAAGTGGAAAAGGATGTGGGGTTGCACAGACAACTAGGATGTTAGCTTAGAAGCAGCTATTCATTCAAAGAGTGCGTAATAGCTCACTAGTCGAGTGACCCTGCGCCGAAAATGTACCGGGGCTAAAACAATTTACCGAAGCTGTGGATAACACTTTAGTGTTATGGTAGGAGAGCGTTCTATGTGTGAAGAAGGTATACCGTGAGGAGTGCTGGAACGCATAGAAGTGAGAATGCCGGTATGAGTAGCGAAAGATGTGAGAATCCCATCCACCGTAAGACTAAGGTTTCCAGGGGAAGGCTCGTCCGCCCTGGGTTAGTCGGGACCTAAGGAGAGACCGAAGGGTGTATCCGATGGACAACAGGTTGATATTCCTGTACTAGAGTATGAAGTGATGGAGGGACGCAGTAGGCTAACTAAAGCGGGCGATTGGAAGTGCCCGTCTAAGCAGTGAGGTGTGATATGAGTCAAATGCTTGTATCTGTAACATTGAGCTGTGATGGGGAGCGAAGTTAAGTAGCGAAGTTAGTGACGTCACACTGCCGAGAAAAGCTTCTAGCGATGTATCATACTCTACCCGTACCGCAAACCGACACAGGTAGTCGAGGCGAGTAGCCTCAGGTGAGCGAGAGAACTCTCGTTAAGGAACTCGGCAAAATGACCCCGTAACTCGGGAGAAGGGTGCTGGCTTAAAGTCAGCCGCAGTGAATAGGCCCAAGCAACTGTTTATCAAAAACACAGCTCTCTGCTAAATCGTAAGATGATGTATAGGGGGTGACGCCTGCCCGGTGCTGGAAGGTTAAGAGGAGGGTTTAGCGCAAGCGAAGATCTGAATTGAAGCCCCAGTAAACGGCGGCCGTAACTATAACGGTCCTAAGGTAGCGAAATTCCTTGTCGGGTAAGTTCCGACCCGCACGAAAGGCGTAATGATTTGGGCACTGTCTCAACGAGAGACTCGGTGAAATTTTAGTACCTGTGAAGATGCAGGTTACCCGCGACAGGACGGAAAGACCCCATGGAGCTTTACTGCAGTTTGATATTGAGTATCTGTACCACATGTACAGGATAGGTAGGAGCCTACGAAGTCGGGACGCCAGTTTCGACTGAGGCGCTGTTGGGATACTACCCTTGTGTTATGGCTACTCTAACCCGGATAGGTTATCCCTATCGGAGACAGTGTCTGACGGGCAGTTTGACTGGGGCGGTCGCCTCCTAAAAGGTAACGGAGGCGCCCAAAGGTTCCCTCAGAATGGTTGGAAATCATTCGCAGAGTGTAAAGGTATAAGGGAGCTTGACTGCGAGAGCTACAACTCGAGCAGGGACGAAAGTCGGGCTTAGTGATCCGGTGGTTCCGTATGGAAGGGCCATCGCTCAACGGATAAAAGCTACCCTGGGGATAACAGGCTTATCTCCCCCAAGAGTTCACATCGACGGGGAGGTTTGGCACCTCGATGTCGGCTCGTCGCATCCTGGGGCTGTAGTCGGTCCCAAGGGTTGGGCTGTTCGCCCATTAAAGCGGCACGCGAGCTGGGTTCAGAACGTCGTGAGACAGTTCGGTCCCTATCCGTCGCGGGCGTAGGAAATTTGAGAGGATCTGCTCCTAGTACGAGAGGACCAGAGTGGACTTACCGCTGGTGTACCAGTTGTCTTGCCAAAGGCATCGCTGGGTAGCTATGTAGGGACGGGATAAACGCTGAAAGCATCTAAGTGTGAAACCCACCTCAAGATGAGATTTCCCATAACTTTATGTTAGTAAGAGCCCTGAGAGATGATCAGGTAGATAGGTTGGAAGTGGAAGTGTGGCGACACATGTAGCGGACCAATACTAATCGCTCGAGGACTTATCCAAAGAAATAAACTAGAGTCAATATTGACAAGCGATCGGTTTCTTGTTAGAATATAGATATTCAATTTTGAGTTGACAAGACTCAGTAGTTAAGTGACGATAGCCTAGGAGATACACCTGTACCCATGCCGAACACAGCAGTTAAGCCCTAGAACGCCTGAAGTAGTTGGGGGTTGCCCCCTGTTAGATACGGTAGTCGCTTAGCAAATTGGGAGTTTAGCTCAGCTGGGAGAGCATCTGCCTTACAAGCAGAGGGTCAGCGGTTCGATCCCGTTAACTCCCATAGGTCCCGTAGTGTAGCGGTTATCACGTCGCCCTGTCACGGCGAAGATCGCGGGTTCGATTCCCGTCGGGACCGTTGAAACGAATCAATCATATGTTTCAAGTAATATAATTAAGTAAAGACTCGTTAGCTCAGTTGGTAGAGCAATTGACTTTTAATCAATGGGTCGCTGGTTCGAGCCCAGCACGAGTCATATGCGGGTTTGGCGGAATTGGCAGACGCACCAGATTTAGGATCTGGCGCTTTCGGGCGTGGGGGTTCAAGTCCCTTAACCCGCATAGAATGGAAATAGGCCGGCTTAGCTCAGTTGGTAGAGCATCTGATTTGTAATCAGAGGGTCGCGTGTTCAAGTCATGTAGCCGGCATTAGGAAAGATTGCGAACGTAGTTCAGTGGTAGAACACCACCTTGCCAAGGTGGGGGTCGCGGGTTCGAATCCCGTCGTTCGCTTTGAGAGGCCGGGGTGGCGGAACTGGCAGACGCACAGGACTTAAAATCCTGCGATGGCAACATCGTACCGGTTCGATTCCGGTCCTCGGCATGAAGATTATAATAGTTAGCACCCTTAGCTCAACTGGATAGAGTACCTGACTACGAATCAGGCGGTTAGAGGTTCGAATCCTCTAGGGTGCATCACTCGCTTAATGGAGACGTTAGGGGAGCTTTATTTTTAATAGTATCGGGAAGTAGCTCAGCTTGGTAGAGTACTTGGTTTGGGACCAAGGTGTCGCAGGTTCGAATCCTGTCTTCCCGATTATATTATTTTGGCGGTGTAGCTCAGCTGGCTAGAGCGTCCGGTTCATACCCGGGAGGTCGGGGGTTCGATCCCCTTCGCCGCTATATACTCTTGTTTGCTGGACCTTTAGCTCAGCTGGTTAGAGCTCTCGGCTCATAACCGAGCGGTCGTAGGTTCAAGTCCTACAAGGTCCATATATCGGAGGATTACCCAAGTCCGGCTGAAGGGAACGGTCTTGAAAACCGTCAGGCGTGTAAAAGCGTGCGTGGGTTCGAATCCCACATCCTCCTTTTCTACTACCGCGGGATGGAGCAGCTAGGTAGCTCGTCGGGCTCATAACCCGAAGGTCGTAGGTTCAAATCCTGCTCCCGCAATTTCTTTAAGAATTTGGCTCGGTAGCTCAGTTGGTAGAGCAATGGATTGAAGCTCCATGTGTCGGCGGTTCGATTCCGTCTCGCGCCATTAATTTAACTTTGTCCAAGTTTATTATCTTGGGCGCGTAGCTCAGATGGTTAGAGCGCACGCCTGATAAGCGTGAGGTCGGTGGTTCGATTCCACTCGTGCCCATATTATATTGATGGAGAATTACTCAAGAGGCTGAAGAGGACGGTTTGCTAAATCGTTAGGTCGGGTAACTGGCGCAAGGGTTCGAATCCCTTATTCTCCGTAGTGAACGAGATTATCGCTTGATATTCTCGTTTTATTGTATCTTGGTGAGGATATATTATGAATAAATTTTCAAAATTAGTAGTAGTTGTTTCTATCTTTTTATTACTGTCATTTTCTCTTTTGTTTGTGACTTTCTCTAAGGGGTTACAGGTACCATATTTAAATAATATCGTTAGGGTTGTTGTAACGCCAATTCAATCGGTTATTTCAGTACCTACTAGATTTTTTTCTGAGCAGAAAGATGTCTTGACAGATTTGATGAACGCTTACGAGGAAAATAAACAATTAAAGGAAACTATTATGAGCCTTGAAGGGATGGCTGCTGAAAATACTAGCTTGAAAGAAGAGAATGCATCGCTTCGTAGCAGTTTAGGTGTGGTATCTGATTTTCCTGAAAAACAACTTATTCCGGGATCAGTTTTAGTGAGGACTCCTTCATCGTGGTCGGAGCATATTTCAATTAATATTGGTGAGACTAGTGGTGTGACATATAATGCACTTGTGGTTGCTAATGGTGGATTAGTTGGCATCGTGAGTTCATTGAGTTCAGATTCGGCGGTTGTTACCTTATTTACGAATTCGGATGAATTCACGAAGTTACCTGTGAAAATTTCTGTTGATTCTAAAGAAATTTATGGTATTTTATCGGGCTATGATGCAGATACAAATAGTTTTATCATTAATCAGTTGAACTCAGCTGATGAAATTGCAGTGGGTAGCAATGTTGTAACGAGTGATTTGGCTGGTGCGACTCCGGCAAATGTCCAAATTGGTAAAGTTTTATCGGTTAAATCAAATAGTAACAGTTTAAATAGAGAAGTATATGTTGAGCCGACAGCTAGTTTTTCAAACATTTATTCGGTTTTAGTGGTAGGTCAAACAAATGCGCAATAAAATGATAGAAATATTCATGTTTCCCATCTTGTTCTTTATTTTATTACTTGATGGACAGATTTCAACGTTGGTAACAAATTGGTCGGTCGGATTATTTACTATTTCAAGTCATTTGGTACTTATGTTAGCTATTTTTTATGCTAACTATGTATCTCTTGGTTTTTCATTATTCATATTTACTTTGCTAGGTTTGGTATATGATATTAGTTATCTTAATCTGATTGGTATTGCTACTACAACTCTTCCTTTAGTTTTATATTGCATCTATTTCTTCTTTCAAGGTGCTGTCAGCAAGCGAGGAATTAATATTTTGATTTTACTAGTAGCTATTTTTCAATTTGAATTTATTAGTTATTCATTTGCTCGTATTTTTCATATAACAAACTTGTCTGTATTTATCTTTGTTTTTAATAAATTACTTCCAAGTTTACTATTCAATTTGGTCTTATTTTTCGTGTTACAACCATTATTTGAGCGTTTATTTGGAATAACAAACAAGACATAGAAATGTAATAATTGCGTAATATACTTACGCGATTTTTTTGATAAAATGAGAGAGTCAGAAAGTATAGAGGAGTTATGTTCGGATATGAAGAAAAAAATCTTGGCTACAATTATGTTAAGTACAGTCGTTCTATCTAATGCTAATTATGTAGCTGTGATTAGTGCGAATGATGTAGATAGTCAGATTGCAACAAAAAATCAACAGATTAGTGAGTTGACAGCACAACAAGCAGAAGCTCAACAACAAGTTGATGCTATTCAAGGACAAGTTGATGCAATTGTTAGTGAACAGGCGAAATTAACAGAAGAAAATACTCGTTTGGAAGCAGAATCGCAGACATTGGCGGCAGATATTGAGCGTTTGTCAGCTGATATTGTGTCACGTGATGGTGCTTTAAAGGAGCAGGCGCGTAGTGCTCAAGTTGATGGTTCTGCTTCAAGTTACATTAATACAATTTTGGATTCAAAATCAATCATTGATGCTGTTTCTCGTGTTAATGCAATGCGTGAGATTATTTCAGCTAATAACCGTATGTTAGAACAACAAAAGGCTGATAAGGAAGCAATTGTTGAAAAACAAAAGGCAAATCAAGAGGCAATCACTACTTTGGCAGCTAATCGCCAAAAATTGGAAGATGACGCCCAAGTATTGCAAGTGCGTCAGGCTGAATTGGAAGCTGCTAAGTTAAATTTGGCTGTGCAGAAAGCTACTGCTGAAGATGAGAAAAATTCATTGTTGGTGCAAAAGGCAGCTGCAGAAGAAGCAGCTCGTCAAGCGGCAGCTCGTCAAGCGGAGTATCAAGCACAACAGGCAGCTCTAGCACAGCAACAAGTAGCCTCAGTATCAGCACCAGTCGTGTCAACGCTAGTAGAAACTACAGTGACTGAAACGGTTGCAGCCCCTACTCAGACAGTATCACAATCTACACCAACGGTAAGCACACCTACAACGTCTACATCATCAGGTTCAGGTAGTTCAGCGGCAGCAAATAATGCGCGTTATGACGCTTCATCTTACCCAGTTGGTGAGTGTACTTGGGGAGTTAAATCTCAACTTTCATGGGTTGGTCCTTACTGGGGAGATGCTAAACAGTGGTTAGCATCAGCACGTGCTGAAGGTTTTAGTACAGGTTCTACTCCACAAGTAGGTGCGATTGCTGTTTGGACAGGTGGTTATTATGGGCACGTAGCGGTTGTTACGGCTGTTCAATCTTCAACAAGCATCCAAGTTGTTGAATCAAACTACATGGGTCGTCGTTATATTGGTAACCATCGTGGTGGTTATTTCAATCCAACAACGACTTCTGAGGGAGCGGTTTACTACATTTACCCTCCATATTAAGAAATTTTCAAATAGAGCGTGTGGATTTGCGCTCTATTTTTGTTTGAAAAATGAAGGAAAAAGGGTTAAAATAGTAAAGGTAGAAATATATAGGAGGCTGTCATGGCGTTTACTGACTTAAAATTGTTCGCTCTTTCGTCAAATCAGAAGTTAGCTGAACAGGTGTCGAAAAAAATAGGAATTCCTCTGGGAAAATCAAGTGTTCGTCAATTTTCAGATGGTGAGATTCAGGTAAATATTGAGGAATCCATTCGTGGAACTCATGTGTATATTCTTCAATCCACTAGCTCACCAGTTAATGATAATTTAATGGAAATTTTGATTATGGTCGATGCTCTTAAACGTGCATCTGCTGAATCAGTAAACGTAGTAATGCCTTATTATGGTTATGCACGCCAAGACCGGAAGGCTCGTGCACGGGAACCAATTACATCAAAATTGGTGGCTAATATGTTGCAGACAGCGGGGGTCAATCGTTTGTTGACAATTGATTTGCATGCTGCGCAGATTCAGGGATTCTTCGATATTCCTGTTGATCATTTGATGGGTGCTCCATTGATTGCGGATTATTTTGAGCGTCGTGGTATGGTAGGTGATGGCTATGTTGTTGTATCCCCTGACCATGGTGGTGTGACACGTGTCCGTAAGTTAGCACAGTTCTTGAAGACACCGATTGCTATTATTGATAAACGCCGTAGTGTTGATAAGATGAATACATCAGAAGTGATGAACATTATTGGCGATATTAAGGATAAAACTTGTATCTTGATTGATGATATGATTGATACTGCGGGTACCATCTGTCATGCAGCGGATGCTTTGGCAGATGCAGGGGCAACAGCTGTTTATGCTTCATGTACGCACCCAGTATTGTCAGGGCCTGCTATGGATAACATTAGTAAGTCAGCAATTAAGAAATTGGTTGTTCTTGATACAATTGAAATTGCAGAAGATCGCTTAATCGATAAAATCGAACATATTTCAACGGCAGAATTATTAGCGGAAGCGATTATTCGTATTCATGAAAAACGTCCTTTGTCACCTTTGTTTGAGGCAAGTCGTGTTAAATAGGTATGAGAAGAGTCAAATGACTCTTCTTTTTTACATTTATTTTCAAAATGTATTATAATAGTTTTATATGTTTTTGAGGTGGCAGAATGGATTTATTGAATCGTTTTAATAAGAATTTGAATCGGATTGAGGTTTCGATGATTCGTCAGTTTGATCAGTCTATTTCGGATGTTCCCGGGATTTTGAAACTGACCTTGGGAGAGCCTGATTTTACAACGCCTGATCATGTAAAAGAAGCAGCTAAGGCTGCTATTGATGCTGATCAGAGTTATTATACTGGAATGGCTGGTCTTTTGGAGTTGCGTCAGGCTGCAGCTGAGTTTGTGGCTGAAAAATATAATTTACACTACAATCCAGAAAATGAAATCCTCTCTACAATCGGTGCGACAGAAGCTCTGTCAGCGAGTTTAGTTGCTATTTTGGAGGCTGGGGATACAGTTCTTCTGCCTGCCCCTGCCTATCCTGGTTATGAGCCGATTGTCAATATGGTGGGAGCAGACATCGTTGAAATCGATACGACGGCAAATGATTTTGTATTGACACCTGAGATGTTGGAAGAGGCGATTATTGAGCAGGGTGATAAGCTAAAAGCTGTCATTCTCAACTATCCTGCCAATCCAACAGGTGTGACCTACTCACGTGAGCAGATTCAGGCTTTTGCGGATGTCTTGCGTAACTATCCTGTCTTTGTCCTATCAGATGAGGTCTATGCGGAGTTGACTTACACTGGTCAGCCTCATACTTCGATTGCGGAGTTTTTGCCAGAACAGACCATTTTGATTCAGGGATTGTCCAAGTCCCATGCTATGACAGGTTGGCGGATTGGCTTGATTATGAGTCAGGCTCCCATCATCGCTCAAATTATCAAGAGCCATCAGTATCTTGTGACTGCAGCGTCAACTGCTATGCAGTATGGTGCGGTTGAGGCCTTGAAAAATGGTAAGGATGACGCTCTTCCGATGCGGGCGGAGTACGTCAAGCGTAGGGATTACATCATCGAGAAGATGACGGACTTGGGCTTTAAAATTATCAAGCCTGATGGAGCATTTTACATCTTTGCAAAAATTCCTGCGGGTTA
Coding sequences:
- the mreC gene encoding rod shape-determining protein MreC — encoded protein: MNKFSKLVVVVSIFLLLSFSLLFVTFSKGLQVPYLNNIVRVVVTPIQSVISVPTRFFSEQKDVLTDLMNAYEENKQLKETIMSLEGMAAENTSLKEENASLRSSLGVVSDFPEKQLIPGSVLVRTPSSWSEHISINIGETSGVTYNALVVANGGLVGIVSSLSSDSAVVTLFTNSDEFTKLPVKISVDSKEIYGILSGYDADTNSFIINQLNSADEIAVGSNVVTSDLAGATPANVQIGKVLSVKSNSNSLNREVYVEPTASFSNIYSVLVVGQTNAQ
- the mreD gene encoding rod shape-determining protein MreD, yielding MRNKMIEIFMFPILFFILLLDGQISTLVTNWSVGLFTISSHLVLMLAIFYANYVSLGFSLFIFTLLGLVYDISYLNLIGIATTTLPLVLYCIYFFFQGAVSKRGINILILLVAIFQFEFISYSFARIFHITNLSVFIFVFNKLLPSLLFNLVLFFVLQPLFERLFGITNKT
- the pcsB gene encoding peptidoglycan hydrolase PcsB — protein: MKKKILATIMLSTVVLSNANYVAVISANDVDSQIATKNQQISELTAQQAEAQQQVDAIQGQVDAIVSEQAKLTEENTRLEAESQTLAADIERLSADIVSRDGALKEQARSAQVDGSASSYINTILDSKSIIDAVSRVNAMREIISANNRMLEQQKADKEAIVEKQKANQEAITTLAANRQKLEDDAQVLQVRQAELEAAKLNLAVQKATAEDEKNSLLVQKAAAEEAARQAAARQAEYQAQQAALAQQQVASVSAPVVSTLVETTVTETVAAPTQTVSQSTPTVSTPTTSTSSGSGSSAAANNARYDASSYPVGECTWGVKSQLSWVGPYWGDAKQWLASARAEGFSTGSTPQVGAIAVWTGGYYGHVAVVTAVQSSTSIQVVESNYMGRRYIGNHRGGYFNPTTTSEGAVYYIYPPY
- a CDS encoding ribose-phosphate diphosphokinase; the encoded protein is MAFTDLKLFALSSNQKLAEQVSKKIGIPLGKSSVRQFSDGEIQVNIEESIRGTHVYILQSTSSPVNDNLMEILIMVDALKRASAESVNVVMPYYGYARQDRKARAREPITSKLVANMLQTAGVNRLLTIDLHAAQIQGFFDIPVDHLMGAPLIADYFERRGMVGDGYVVVSPDHGGVTRVRKLAQFLKTPIAIIDKRRSVDKMNTSEVMNIIGDIKDKTCILIDDMIDTAGTICHAADALADAGATAVYASCTHPVLSGPAMDNISKSAIKKLVVLDTIEIAEDRLIDKIEHISTAELLAEAIIRIHEKRPLSPLFEASRVK
- a CDS encoding pyridoxal phosphate-dependent aminotransferase yields the protein MDLLNRFNKNLNRIEVSMIRQFDQSISDVPGILKLTLGEPDFTTPDHVKEAAKAAIDADQSYYTGMAGLLELRQAAAEFVAEKYNLHYNPENEILSTIGATEALSASLVAILEAGDTVLLPAPAYPGYEPIVNMVGADIVEIDTTANDFVLTPEMLEEAIIEQGDKLKAVILNYPANPTGVTYSREQIQAFADVLRNYPVFVLSDEVYAELTYTGQPHTSIAEFLPEQTILIQGLSKSHAMTGWRIGLIMSQAPIIAQIIKSHQYLVTAASTAMQYGAVEALKNGKDDALPMRAEYVKRRDYIIEKMTDLGFKIIKPDGAFYIFAKIPAGYNQDSFSFLQDFARKKAVAFIPGAAFGQYGEGYVRISYAASMEKIQTAMARLKEYLEENGTN